The genome window CCATAATCATAGACAACAGCGCCGGGTATTGAAGGAATAGCATCAAAAGCTGAGCTGTTTATACGTTCCTTGAAAATTTTTGAACGAACACCGTCGGCAGCTGCTAAGCCCATTGTTGAGCCACCTGCAAAGACAATCCCATCGATAAGATGACTGTAGCTTCCTTCGGTGAGAAGACTAGTTTCTACAGAAGCCACAGATCCTCCGCGAGAATCGAAGTTGGCATAAGCTCCTTTAGGGAAGAAAAAAAGCGTAGCTCCTGTAGAGAGTGTTGAGTCATTTAAACTTGCGACTTGCAAGCCGGGCATATGAAACGGCACGATTTTAGTTTCTGCATATGTTGGGTTGCCAAACAACAACGAACATTTAGCGCCACTAGCTTGAGATAGTGCGGGAAGAGTGCAACATAAAATTAATGCAGATATCTGAAAATATTTATTCATCTATAACCTCTATAGGTTCGATGCGAGAATTTTGGTCCCGTGCAGGGTGCGGTCCTCGCGTTAATCGGGTTTGTCTTAAATGTCCAATATCTAAATCAGTAGTCACAATTTCAAACTTATTTATTTTACCTTGGTTTTTTATGCCCGGATGTCCCGCTTCTGAAGGAGTCATTGTCGCGGCTTGACCGTACTGTAGGTAGCCCACGTTTCCTGTATGTACAACGTAAGCTCTGTGCTCGATGGCTCTGGCCTTCGCGGACCATCTCACTCTTCTAAAGCCATGGCGACTCTCTGTCATGGAAGGAATCAAGATCACTTCAGGTTTAGATCTTGCTAATAAATTAGAAATAATGGGAAATTCGCAGTCATAGCAAATAAGGATTGTCGTTTTACCCCAAGGAGCATTGAATACTTGAAGCCTAGTTCCAGAGGCCCAACCCCAATCGAGTTCATCAGGGGTCAAGAAAAGCTTATCCTGGAAAATTCTTTGACCATCTTGAAAGACGATCATGGCACGATTATAGATTCTATTGTTTTCCAAGATGGGAGTGCTACCTGCGAGAATGGCGATGGATTCTCTCTGTGCGAGATCAGCAATTCTCTCAAACAATATGGGAGTTACGGTTTCTGCAATCTCTCGAAGGCGAACTTCGATCTGTGGATCATTCTGATCTCTTAAAAGATCAAAAATAAACAGTTCCGGGAATACAACAAGCTCTGAGCCTTTTTCTTTGGCTTCCTGAACTAAGCGAGTGATTTTACTCATCATTGAGTCTAGAGAATGATTACCTTCAATGAGATATTGAACAGAACTCAGTCTGAGAGTATTTTCTTTTTTAAAGAGACTGACGCAAGAATTGGCTTGGAGATTTTCCGAAGCAAGACAAAAGCATAAAATAGATAATATAAATAAGTTCAAGAAATACCCCACAGATAAAGAAGGTATACGTATAAACTAAGTTCTTAATTTTAGATATGCAGTGGCTATGTAGGTGTAATAATTTTATTCCCAATTTTCAATATTACAGACCTACGAAGCTTAAAAGTCGTCTAAAGTCGTAATGTATAATTCCATAGTGGGAACTATATTTGTTTAAAGTCATTAACTAGAAATATCTCTTTCAATATTCTTGCGATCATAACTTGCCCTTGGTCTCGCGACACAAGGCTAGCTTGTTCACTGTTCATTGATCCAGCTGTGGCATTAATTATAAAATGAAAGTGAGTACCGCTCTATAGCTTATAGTAGAAAATAGAGCCGACTCTCTAGGGGATATTTATGAGCGGATGGATAGTTGTACAAATAATTTTAAATATTGGTTTTGTAGCGGCAGCATTGGTTTGTTGGGCACGTTTGAATCGTCCACAAAAAGATGATCCAAGATTGAGCCGTGGCCTGCAACTCCTGCAAAGTAAGATTGCAATACTAGAAGATCTTTCAGATAGAACAGACATGCAAGTAAAGCAACTGAGCACTCTTTTAGATCAAAAAGGCCGAGAAGTACAAGAGTACGTTGCCAATGCCCAAAACCAAATCCACAAGGTCGAAGATTCTATCCAAAAGAGCATGGATGTTTCTAAGATCTTCCAAGATAAAATTCCCCACAAAGAAATTATCGAAAGACAAAACACAATCAAGTATGTGCAAGCAGCGCGCTTAGCGAATCAAGGCATGAGTGTGGATGAAATTGCAGAGAAAGTTGATATTCCAAGAAGTGAATTAGAATTTATTGTGAAAGTTAACAAAAATAAATTGATGTTTTCTGAAGAGCATCTTCCAGAGTGGGTCCAAGAGCCTCAAGCGGAGGTACAGCCTTCAATTCGCCCAAGAGATTTCAGTAGCGTATTTGAATCTTCGGCGGTAAATGCAGCGGCACAAGAAGATGATAAGAAAATCCAAGAAGAATTTAAAAAAGCAATTGAAGAAGTAAAAGCAAAAGATCTGGCGCGCGAAAACTCTATGGCCAATGTTGTGGCTGGAAATGTTTCAGAGTCAGTGACAGAAGGACTGCAAACGGCAAAAAGTAAAATATCAGATTTTGCCGAAAGAATCCTTAATCCCTACTTCTTAGACAAATCCACAGACGGCGTGGTTCCCGCGGTGACAAATCAAATCTCTGAACAAATCACCGCTAAAAAAATCATTAAGAGTGAAGACGAGGATGCACGTGCCGTAAAATCTTTCGTATTTAAGAACTTAGATAAAGATCTATAGGTATTAAAATGAAAAAGATCATTCCACATTTAACAGTCGAGCAGAAAGTTTGGGCTCTCGTTGAAGAGGTCAATGGTTTGAATTTGATCGTGAGTTTCCAAGGAGATTTGATTCGCGTTGGAAATCAATCAGGCAGAAGATTCAGACCCGGCCAAAGAATTCAGTTGAAGGTTGTCACCGTGGAACCGTTATCATTTAAACTTTTAGAGTTACGCTCAGAACACCCAATCATTTCCAAATTAGATATCAGCATTTAAAATCATTATTCAAAATTAGTATTGAAAAAATAACGCAAACCTTTGGAAAAGGTGCGGCTCACCTTTAGGCTTCGAGGACGAAATCCCAGCGGATTTTTATGGTGCCATCGCTTTCGACAATTCCGGTTGGGGGATTTGGGAATGGAGCTGCGGCTTTGAAGGCTTCTATGGCAGCGTCATCAAGATCTACAATTCCAGATTCTCCCAGAACTTTCACGCCAACCAAGGTTCCTTTGTCGTTTAGGATGATCAAAAGTTTTGTAGTGCGATCTTCTGCCGAAGCGATTTTTCTTCCGCTAGACATGATCTTTTTCATTTTACCTTTAATTGAAGGTTCCCAGTACTGTTGGATTTGTCCTTTGATGCGTTTGAAGTACGAATAATAAACAAATTCTCTTGTTGAAAGAACTGTCTGCGGCCCTTTATCCACTTCTTTTAAATGATCACTACTGCGAGAAAGATCGCGTCCATCTCCACCCGCATTTTTGTTTGCAAGAGCGGTCCAATCCACTTTAGGTTTAAATTTATCAAGAACACTGCCAGCACCCTTTGTCTGAGGTTGCAGGTCCATAGTCTCTTTTACTTTTTTAGCGGCTTGGCCCTTTGTTAAACCTTTGCCGGCATTATTATTGTATTTTCCACTGTTGGCGGCTTTGGTTTCGTTAACCACTTTTTGATTGAACTGACTCAAATATTTAGCATTAGGATCTACTTCGTCGTTCACTGGCTTTTCGTCCTGCTCGACAATTTGCTTGGGAGCATTTTGTGAGAATTGTGCAGCATCAATGAAAATTACCTCAACCGTTGGATCTGTTTTTAGAGATAAATTGTTTCTCTCGAGGAGTTTCAGAGATAGAATAGTAGATATATGTAAAAACGCCGAGATGAGGATTGAAAGCGTAAGTAAGTTTTTTACCTTTAAAATTTTACCGGTGAAAAATTTCGGTTTCATAATGACTTATCGGCTTAAAATTTAGGATTTAAAATAAATTCGGAAAAGAAAAATTCGAATTAGTTTAGAAGGAAAAAGAAAATTGGTATCTGTAAAAGTCTGGTGTCAAACCGATGTGGGATTAAAAAGGGCAAACAATGAAGATTGTTTTCTTATGGATCCGGACTTAGGTCTCTACATTGTGGCCGATGGTATGGGTGGACATAGCGGTGGAGAAGTGGCTTCTCATATGGCAGTGAAAACCATTCGTGATGTGATTATAGATTCTTATGAAAAAGATGCTGGCATTAAACCGACGGATCTTTTAACTAGAGCTTACGCCGCTGCAGGCATCGCGATCTTCGAAAAAAGCTTATCTGATGGTGAATTGAAGGGAATGGGAACAACTCTTGTTGTGGCTCTTATCCGTGATCAAAAAATTTATGTCGCAAATGTAGGGGACTCTAGAGCCTATCTTTTGAATACTTCCGGCATGTGGCAGATGACAGAGGATCATTCTTTGGTGAATGAACAAATCAAAGCCGGCATGCTCAAAGACGAAAATAAAGCGAAGTTCTCCAAGAATATAATTACGCGAAGCGTTGGTTTTGAAAGAGCAACAAATTGTGACATCCTCGAGAGAAGCCTGAGCCCTGAAGACAGTTACGTCATTTGCAGTGATGGTCTCACGGGTATGGTTGGTGATAGAGAAATCTATGCAATTGCTCAAGAAACTGCGCCTGACAAAGTCGTTTCTGAGCTTATAAAAGAGGCCAAAAATAAGGGTGGTTTAGACAATGTAACGGTGATGTATATGACGGTTGCCAACGCTTAGAAAAACATGATTTAGTGAATGATAAGTTTAGAATTTGATAACAGATTATAGTGCTTCCCATAGGAAGCAGTGAGACAGGATGAGTTCTAAGAAGATAACATTTCTAGTGATGACAGATCGCCAAGGTGTAGTGAAAAGGTTCATCCTTTCGCAATCTTGGATGAAGACCATAGTAACTTGTGGTGTGATCGGTTTCATCATCTTGACCTCAATCCTCGTGGACTATGTGGGTCTTCTCCTTCAAGAAATCGAATCTAAAAAATTAAAAGTAGAAAACAGACAACTCAAGGCCCAATTCCAAGTAGTGGAGAGTAAGTTAGAAGCCTTGGATTCAAGTTTAGAGCGCGTACAAAGCTTCATGACAAAGTTAAGACTCATTACGGACACAAACGACGATCAAAGAGCTTTGAAGCTCACCGTGGGCAACACCAATAGCCAAAGCCAAATTGCAGAGATGAACGAAGCAAACAATTCAGGAGATGGTCGTGATCCTGCGGCGATTAGAAAAGACGAAGACACTCTTACGATCCTTAAAAAACCAATCCTAGATTCCGCAAAGGGTGAGCTCGCTAGATCTGAAGAAAGTAAATTCACCTCGCTTTCAATCCGTATCGATCGCGCAATCAAAAAATCAGAACTCAAAGAACAAGGCGTATTGGACCTTTGGGAAATGCTTTCGATGCAACAGAGCTTAATGCGAGCAACTCCATCAATCAGGCCGTCGCGTGGTTACATCACATCAGAGTTCGGTTACCGACCGTCTCCTGTTACGGGCCAATTGAAACTTCACCAGGGTTTGGATTTTGGTGCGCCTCCGGGAGCTCCTGTTTATGCAACAGCGGACGGTGTGGTGTCTTTCTCTGGATTTGATTCTGAATACGGAAAATTAGTTTCTATCGATCACGGTTACGGTGTGGTAACCAGATACGCACACAATTCGGAGCTCTTCACTGTTGTAGGACAAAAAATTAAGCGCGGTGATGTGATCTCGGCAGTGGGTAACACTGGCAGATCGACAGGTCCTCACTGCCATTACGAAGTTCGCGTGAATGGCGTTCCTGTAGACCCAACCAATTACATTTTAGAATAATTTAAAAGGAATATTTTTAATATTCTTTCTCGCTTTGGCAGATCATGTTCGTTAGCGATATCAAAAGCATTTTTATCGCCGATCATGCTTCTTGCTCCCCATGATACTTCTTCTACGCCCCTGCGGAAAGGATCTGCGCCAGCATCCACTAACATTTGGATAATCTCTTCATTACCTTTTCTAACAGCGGTGTTGAGCGGAGGGTAAGAGCGTCGGGATTTCTCTCCATTGACGTTGGCGCCATTTTTAATAAGTATTCTGATGGATTTTAAACTCTCTAATTCAATAGCGTAATTGAGAGCTGTATAATCTGGGGAAAAGTGTCGACGATGTTCTTGCGTATCCATTAGCTCTGATATCACAGATCCTGTTCTTAGAAGAGGTTCAATTAAGTCTGGTCGATCTTCTCTCACGGCCCAGTGTAATAAATTTTCTTGCCTTCCTTTTAATCTTTGCTCTCTCATAAAAACAAAAACCTTTATGTACCCGTTTATATATTCGTCGCCATTCAATGTGGGTATCTGGTTGTCAAATAATCCTGAGCAAGTATTGCGTGCCTGTAACGTTAAGGAATTTAAAATTAATATTATGCCGATAATGAGCGGATACATTTTCATATAGTTTTCTTTTATTAGATGGGGGAGCTGCTTTGAGCAGTTTTATGCCAATATACTTTGTATGTAGGTTATAAAATAGATGTTAAGATATTTGACAGGTAGGAATTACAAATCGCTATAACTTAAGATAACTTGGTCTAATCTATCATTTAAAAGTAAAACTTCTTTTCTAGAAGTTTTTGTATCGTAAATGCGGATGGCGATTCTTTTAAAGTCAGCCGCAAATTCAGATGTCATATCGTTAGGATCCATAATCGATAGAACTCTAATCTCTTTGCTGATCACAACTTCTTTAAGTGCACGAGCTTCATCGATAGAGTTGAATCCCAGAGATTTGTAATCCGCATCGTTTTTACTCTCCAGAGCTTCAACAAAGCGAGTTTCGTAGAGTTGATCAATCAGTAACGAAAATTCCACAACGAACTCTCGAATAGATTGGCTACGAATTGTTTGCAGCAAAAGTCTTTTCTTAACATCAAAAGACGCTTTCATGTTGTTGATGTGCATGGATGCATTTCCCTTGGAAAAAAGACTCATACATCTAACAGTTCTATCCGCAGCGTGAGCATCGTAACTGGCGATCACAATAAATAATAAAATTAAAAATAGTTTCTTCATAGATCAGGCTCCTAGAGCAAAAAAAAAGGGATGCATAATGCATCCCCTCTTTCGTAATACCAGAATAAATTCTGGATATTATCTCTCCGGTATTATCTCTTACTGTATTGGTATCTCTTACGAGCACCTGATTGACCGTATTTCTTACGTTCAACCATTCTAGGGTCACGAGTAAGGAAGCCCGCTTTTTTAAGCACGCCTCTCAACTCAGGATTAAATCCAACAAGAGCTCTTGCGATACCGTGTCTGATAGCTCCAGCTTGGCCAGAGATACCACCACCGACAACTTTCACTCTCAAATCTACTTTTCCGAGATTATTTGTCTCAGTTAAAGGTTGTTGAACGATCAATCTGTGTGTTCCTGTTACTAAATATTTCTCGAATTCTTGATCATTGATAGTGATTTTACCGCTACCGGCTTTTAAGTAAACTCTAGCTGCGCTAGTTTTTCTTCTTCCAGTTGCATAGATGAATTTTGTTGCTGCTGCAGCCATGGTTAGTTCCCCTTCACTTTCTTAGTCAATAATTGGTAAGCTTCAGGCTTTTGAGCTGCGTGATCGTGCTCAGGTCCTTCAAAGATTTTAAGTTTAGTTAAAAGTTGTCGAGAAAGTTTGTTCGTTGGAAGCATGCCTTTTACAGCCAAAGTTAACATTTTTTCTGGTTTCTCTCTCAACATGTCTTTTGCAAGAGTTGATTTCAAGCTACCAAAATATCCAGAGTGTCTGAAATATTGCTTTGTTTCCATTTTTGTTCCGCTCATAGTTAATTTATCAGCGTTAACAACAACTACGAAATCACCCGTATCAATATGCGGAGTAAATTGTGGTTTGTGTTTTCCTCTTAAAAGAGTAGCGATCTGAGTAGATAGACGACCAAGCGTTTGTCCGCTAGCATCTACAACCCACCATTTTCTTTCAACTTCATCAGTTTTTGCCTGCCAAGTTCTCATTATCTGTAATCTCCAAAAATTTTTGCGTCGGCTTTACCAGAGCTTTCAGCGGTTCATACTCACTTACAGAATCATAAACAACGGGTGTGCTTAGAACTTTGCAGAAGTATTAAAGAGTAATCTTTTAGAATTTCAGGCACTTATTGTCAAGCGTTTGGGGGTACTTTACTGCAACTAAATAGAGACCTTCGGGGTCCGCCGTTTTGAGGGCGACCTTGCGATTTTTAGCTTCTAGAATTTCCTTCATCTTTTCAATAGGTTGGCCGTGTTTTTCCAATGCTAGGGCCGTGCCCACAATATTTCGAACCATTTGCTTTAAAAACCCATTTCCACGGATATAAAATTCAACCCAGCCCGGCTTACGCAAAACCCACTTTGCTTCATAGATTTCGCGGGTCGTAGTCTTGAGCTCGGTCCCGGCATTTTGGAAGCTCTTAAA of Bdellovibrionota bacterium contains these proteins:
- a CDS encoding M23 family metallopeptidase — translated: MSSKKITFLVMTDRQGVVKRFILSQSWMKTIVTCGVIGFIILTSILVDYVGLLLQEIESKKLKVENRQLKAQFQVVESKLEALDSSLERVQSFMTKLRLITDTNDDQRALKLTVGNTNSQSQIAEMNEANNSGDGRDPAAIRKDEDTLTILKKPILDSAKGELARSEESKFTSLSIRIDRAIKKSELKEQGVLDLWEMLSMQQSLMRATPSIRPSRGYITSEFGYRPSPVTGQLKLHQGLDFGAPPGAPVYATADGVVSFSGFDSEYGKLVSIDHGYGVVTRYAHNSELFTVVGQKIKRGDVISAVGNTGRSTGPHCHYEVRVNGVPVDPTNYILE
- a CDS encoding DUF2802 domain-containing protein yields the protein MSGWIVVQIILNIGFVAAALVCWARLNRPQKDDPRLSRGLQLLQSKIAILEDLSDRTDMQVKQLSTLLDQKGREVQEYVANAQNQIHKVEDSIQKSMDVSKIFQDKIPHKEIIERQNTIKYVQAARLANQGMSVDEIAEKVDIPRSELEFIVKVNKNKLMFSEEHLPEWVQEPQAEVQPSIRPRDFSSVFESSAVNAAAQEDDKKIQEEFKKAIEEVKAKDLARENSMANVVAGNVSESVTEGLQTAKSKISDFAERILNPYFLDKSTDGVVPAVTNQISEQITAKKIIKSEDEDARAVKSFVFKNLDKDL
- a CDS encoding ankyrin repeat domain-containing protein; amino-acid sequence: MKMYPLIIGIILILNSLTLQARNTCSGLFDNQIPTLNGDEYINGYIKVFVFMREQRLKGRQENLLHWAVREDRPDLIEPLLRTGSVISELMDTQEHRRHFSPDYTALNYAIELESLKSIRILIKNGANVNGEKSRRSYPPLNTAVRKGNEEIIQMLVDAGADPFRRGVEEVSWGARSMIGDKNAFDIANEHDLPKRERILKIFLLNYSKM
- the rpsI gene encoding 30S ribosomal protein S9, with the translated sequence MAAAATKFIYATGRRKTSAARVYLKAGSGKITINDQEFEKYLVTGTHRLIVQQPLTETNNLGKVDLRVKVVGGGISGQAGAIRHGIARALVGFNPELRGVLKKAGFLTRDPRMVERKKYGQSGARKRYQYSKR
- a CDS encoding TonB family protein — encoded protein: MKPKFFTGKILKVKNLLTLSILISAFLHISTILSLKLLERNNLSLKTDPTVEVIFIDAAQFSQNAPKQIVEQDEKPVNDEVDPNAKYLSQFNQKVVNETKAANSGKYNNNAGKGLTKGQAAKKVKETMDLQPQTKGAGSVLDKFKPKVDWTALANKNAGGDGRDLSRSSDHLKEVDKGPQTVLSTREFVYYSYFKRIKGQIQQYWEPSIKGKMKKIMSSGRKIASAEDRTTKLLIILNDKGTLVGVKVLGESGIVDLDDAAIEAFKAAAPFPNPPTGIVESDGTIKIRWDFVLEA
- the rplM gene encoding 50S ribosomal protein L13, with translation MMRTWQAKTDEVERKWWVVDASGQTLGRLSTQIATLLRGKHKPQFTPHIDTGDFVVVVNADKLTMSGTKMETKQYFRHSGYFGSLKSTLAKDMLREKPEKMLTLAVKGMLPTNKLSRQLLTKLKIFEGPEHDHAAQKPEAYQLLTKKVKGN
- a CDS encoding Stp1/IreP family PP2C-type Ser/Thr phosphatase is translated as MGLKRANNEDCFLMDPDLGLYIVADGMGGHSGGEVASHMAVKTIRDVIIDSYEKDAGIKPTDLLTRAYAAAGIAIFEKSLSDGELKGMGTTLVVALIRDQKIYVANVGDSRAYLLNTSGMWQMTEDHSLVNEQIKAGMLKDENKAKFSKNIITRSVGFERATNCDILERSLSPEDSYVICSDGLTGMVGDREIYAIAQETAPDKVVSELIKEAKNKGGLDNVTVMYMTVANA
- a CDS encoding nitrilase-related carbon-nitrogen hydrolase, whose product is MNLFILSILCFCLASENLQANSCVSLFKKENTLRLSSVQYLIEGNHSLDSMMSKITRLVQEAKEKGSELVVFPELFIFDLLRDQNDPQIEVRLREIAETVTPILFERIADLAQRESIAILAGSTPILENNRIYNRAMIVFQDGQRIFQDKLFLTPDELDWGWASGTRLQVFNAPWGKTTILICYDCEFPIISNLLARSKPEVILIPSMTESRHGFRRVRWSAKARAIEHRAYVVHTGNVGYLQYGQAATMTPSEAGHPGIKNQGKINKFEIVTTDLDIGHLRQTRLTRGPHPARDQNSRIEPIEVIDE